The proteins below are encoded in one region of Streptomyces ficellus:
- a CDS encoding carbonic anhydrase, with protein sequence MKSLIDNARAFRTRVAQQPQEFRDLAAGQSPQALFITCSDSRVIPSLITGARPGELFELRTAGNVVPRYDEARPSAEAATVEYAVRVLGVRDIVVCGHSHCGAVGALVRGDDLSALPAVRGWLDHSVPEPPAAPDLAGAVRRHAVAQLDALRGHPAVRELLADGQLTLHAWYYEIDTGAVSAYRPEPEGEFVPL encoded by the coding sequence ATGAAGTCCCTGATCGACAACGCCCGTGCGTTCCGGACCCGCGTCGCCCAACAGCCGCAGGAGTTCCGCGATCTCGCCGCCGGACAGTCCCCCCAGGCGCTGTTCATCACCTGTTCCGACTCCCGCGTGATCCCCTCACTCATCACGGGTGCCCGACCGGGCGAGCTCTTCGAGCTGCGCACCGCCGGCAACGTGGTCCCCCGGTACGACGAGGCCCGGCCGAGCGCCGAGGCCGCCACCGTCGAGTACGCCGTGCGCGTCCTCGGTGTCCGCGACATCGTCGTGTGCGGGCACTCCCACTGCGGAGCCGTGGGCGCGCTCGTGCGCGGCGACGACCTCTCCGCCCTTCCCGCCGTGCGCGGCTGGCTCGACCACTCCGTGCCCGAGCCGCCCGCTGCCCCCGACCTCGCCGGGGCGGTGCGCCGCCACGCGGTGGCGCAGCTCGACGCGCTCCGCGGCCACCCCGCCGTGCGCGAACTCCTCGCCGACGGTCAACTGACGCTGCACGCCTGGTACTACGAGATCGACACCGGTGCGGTGAGTGCGTACCGGCCGGAGCCGGAGGGCGAGTTCGTGCCCCTGTGA
- a CDS encoding SulP family inorganic anion transporter produces the protein MFSPLKDRTVLRRDILASLVVFLVALPLCVGVAVASGVPAELGLITGIVGGIVVGCLPGSSLQVSGPAAGLTVLVYEAVQEFGLAALGAIVLISGLLQLLLGALGFGRWFRAISVAVVQGMLAGIGLVLVLGQVYAMADTAQPSGGLGKLAGLPALAGSLFSGGTALTAFLVGAGTVAVLVLWPRLPARARVVPGPLVAVALATAVTALCGLPIAKVEVQGLLEAIQPPSLGEFGGLATVAALGTVLAFTLIASAESLFSAAAVDRMHDGPRTDYDKELMAQGIGNTVCGALGALPMTAVIVRSAANVQAGARTSLSRVLHGVWLLLFAALLPAAIGVIPLAALAGVLVHAGCKLIPVKDLLPLWRDHRGEAVILVVTAVAILVTNLFEGVLLGLLLAVCKTAWETSHLHVEVRELTGGRLVATITGNATFLRLPRILEELENLPKDKPIELDLSGLRHLDHACRVALENWALRHNDAGTEPVRMLHPEEVPAQASSASST, from the coding sequence ATGTTCTCCCCGTTGAAGGACCGCACCGTGCTGCGCCGCGACATACTCGCGTCGCTCGTCGTCTTCCTCGTCGCCCTGCCCCTGTGCGTGGGCGTGGCCGTCGCCTCCGGCGTACCCGCCGAACTCGGGCTGATCACCGGCATCGTCGGCGGCATCGTCGTGGGCTGCCTGCCCGGAAGCTCCCTCCAGGTCAGCGGCCCCGCCGCGGGCCTGACCGTCCTGGTGTACGAGGCCGTCCAGGAATTCGGCCTGGCCGCCCTGGGAGCCATCGTGCTCATATCCGGGCTGCTCCAACTGCTCCTCGGCGCACTCGGGTTCGGCCGCTGGTTCCGTGCCATCTCCGTCGCCGTCGTCCAGGGCATGCTCGCCGGAATCGGCCTGGTCCTCGTCCTCGGCCAGGTGTACGCGATGGCCGACACCGCACAGCCGTCCGGCGGCCTCGGCAAGCTCGCCGGGCTGCCCGCGCTGGCCGGCTCCCTCTTCTCCGGCGGTACGGCCCTCACCGCCTTCCTCGTCGGTGCGGGAACCGTCGCCGTGCTCGTCCTGTGGCCACGCCTTCCGGCCCGCGCCCGGGTCGTCCCCGGCCCGCTGGTGGCCGTCGCCCTGGCCACCGCCGTGACCGCCCTGTGCGGCCTGCCCATCGCCAAGGTCGAGGTCCAGGGCCTGCTCGAGGCGATCCAGCCGCCCTCCCTCGGGGAGTTCGGCGGGCTCGCCACCGTGGCGGCGCTCGGCACCGTCCTCGCCTTCACGCTCATCGCCTCGGCCGAGTCCCTGTTCAGCGCGGCCGCCGTCGACCGCATGCACGACGGGCCGCGCACCGACTACGACAAGGAGCTGATGGCCCAGGGCATCGGCAACACCGTCTGCGGGGCGCTCGGCGCCCTGCCCATGACGGCCGTCATCGTCCGCAGCGCCGCCAACGTACAGGCCGGGGCACGCACGTCACTCTCGCGCGTCCTGCACGGAGTGTGGCTGCTGCTGTTCGCCGCACTGCTGCCCGCCGCGATCGGCGTCATCCCGCTCGCCGCGCTCGCCGGCGTCCTGGTGCACGCCGGCTGCAAGCTCATACCCGTCAAGGACCTGCTCCCGCTGTGGCGCGACCACCGCGGCGAGGCCGTGATCCTCGTCGTCACGGCGGTGGCCATCCTGGTCACCAACCTCTTCGAGGGCGTCCTGCTGGGCCTGCTGCTCGCGGTGTGCAAGACCGCCTGGGAGACGTCCCACCTCCACGTCGAGGTGCGGGAACTCACCGGCGGCCGCCTGGTCGCGACCATCACCGGCAACGCGACCTTCCTCCGGCTGCCCAGGATCCTGGAGGAGCTGGAGAACCTCCCGAAGGACAAGCCCATCGAGCTCGACCTCTCCGGGCTGCGCCACCTCGACCACGCGTGCCGCGTCGCCCTGGAGAACTGGGCGCTGCGTCACAACGACGCCGGCACCGAACCGGTGCGGATGCTGCACCCCGAAGAGGTCCCGGCTCAGGCCTCGTCCGCGTCCAGCACGTAG